Proteins from a single region of Bombus huntii isolate Logan2020A chromosome 2, iyBomHunt1.1, whole genome shotgun sequence:
- the LOC126878051 gene encoding rho GTPase-activating protein 26 isoform X4: MGVGLKPLEFTDCLTDSPYFRENLHYHERELEKTSQQIKRLIKEVKDLLLAAKNLSRAQRAFSKTLQNFSFECIGETQTEDETHISQSLKEFGKLIASIEDERDRMLERAYDQIILPLENFRKEHIGGVKDGKKKFEKQTIKFCQSQERYLNLSTKKQDNVLQEADATLEMAERHFCQASLEYVFLLQEVQERKKFEFVETLLGFMFGWLTFYHQGHEVAEDFKPYMTELQLKIQKTRENFLATRDKTESLMNKMKDMKKSAVESGVNKLYTREGYLFLMEKKAFGTTWTKQYCTYQKDKKEFTMIPYNQLTGKFSSKEVFTLASCVRRMSDTIEKRFCFDITTIDKPNVVYTFQALSEEDRKLWLDAMDGKEPYLYLSFQNYPIVGASTKSEETTLDETGFMFVSKCITTLEERGLEEQGLYRVVGVASKVNKLLAMGLDRRKLEKLNLDDRFEWESKTITSALKTYLRTLSEPLMTFRYYNSFISAAKQEIKEARINDIHNLVYRLPKANFNMLVLLIKHLYSVAKKSDKNLMTVGNLAVCFGPSLLRPEEETVASIMDIKFYNIVVEILIENCERIIAGPPQDTVRSAQNTIPSRSQRVNVEDGSTSSGNGTPFLRYPVHANISSPHGHLGTRSYYDSPLAVVTKSSSIDERKNGDYEETEHTSHRIPTYLDSRSGRVKLTNANLIYHSADKVLTSGNTSSSSESIASDPHSFSSDLPVKQKRGSMMSVHYPSGYTQRNNPSVSVVNTSPSSGRSSPGQVPGESALCMLVWPKAMENCHLNQIKLLQM; the protein is encoded by the exons ATGGGTGTTGGCCTCAAACCATTAGAGTTTACGGATTGCTTAACTGATAGTCCTTACTTTCGAGAGAATCTTCATTATCATGAGCGTGAATTGGAGAAGACCAGCCAACAAATTAAACGGCTCATCAAAGAGGTCAAAGATCTTTTATTAGCTGCCAAAA ATTTGTCCAGAGCGCAGAGAGCATTTTCCAAAACATTGCAGAATTTTAGTTTTGAATGTATTGGAGAAACTCAAACTGAGGACGAAACTCACATATCACAAAGCCTTAAGGAATTTGGTAAACTTATTGCATCAATAGAAGATGAAAGGGATCGCATG cTTGAACGTGCTTATGATCAAATTATACTCCCTTTGGAGAACTTTAGAAAAGAACACATTGGAGGCGTCAAG GACGGAAAGAAGAAATTTGAGAAACAAACTATTAAATTTTGTCAAAGCCAAGAACGCTACTTGAATTTGTCTACCAAAAAACAAGACAATGTTCTTCAAGag GCTGATGCAACACTGGAAATGGCTGAAAGACATTTTTGTCAAGCTAGTTTAGAGTATGTGTTCTTGCTTCAAGAAGTACAAGAAcgtaaaaaatttgaatttgtgGAAACT TTACTAGGTTTTATGTTTGGTTGGTTAACATTTTATCATCAAGGACATGAAGTTGCAGAGGATTTTAAACCTTATATGACTGAACTGCAGCTAAAAATACAAAAG ACTAGAGAAAATTTCCTTGCTACCCGGGATAAAACAGAATCACTTATGAATAAAATGAAGGATATGAAAAAG TCTGCTGTAGAAAGTGGGGTCAATAAACTATACACACGTGAAGGTTATTTGTTTCTAATGGAAAAga AGGCATTTGGCACAACATGGACAAAACAGTATTGCACATATCAAAAGGACAAAAAGGAATTTACAATGATACCTTATAATCAACTTACAGGAAAGTTT AGTAGCAAAGAAGTTTTTACATTGGCATCTTGTGTACGTCGTATGTCAGATACAATTGAAAAACGATTTTGCTTTGATATCACCACTATTGATAA aCCTAATGTAGTATATACATTCCAAGCACTTTCTGAAGAAGATAGAAAGTTATGGCTTGATGCCATGGATGGTAAAGAACCA tatctatatttatcattCCAGAATTACCCTATAGTAGGTGCATCAACCAAATCTGAAGAAACCACCTTAGATGAAACTGGTTTCATGTTCGTATCAAAATGCATTACAACGCTCGAAGAAAGAG GTCTTGAAGAGCAAGGTCTCTACAGAGTCGTTGGTGTTGCTTCCAAAGTAAATAAACTTTTAGCTATGGGACTAGATAGAAGGAAACTAGAGAAACTTAATCTGGATGATCGCTTTGAATGGGAAAGTAAAACTATTACTAGTGCACTCAAAACATATTTGAGGACGCTATCTGAACCGTTAATGACTTTCCGATATTATAATAGTTTCATTTCAGCTGCGA AACAAGAAATCAAAGAAGCACGTATCAATGATATTCATAATCTTGTTTATCGACTCCCAAAAGCGAATTTCAATATGTTAGTGCTTCTTATTAAACATTTGTACAG TGTGGCGAAAAAAagtgataaaaatttaatgacTGTCGGTAATTTAGCGGTATGTTTCGGGCCATCCTTACTGCGACCAGAAGAAGAAACAGTAGCTTCTATAATggatattaaattttacaacatAGTAgtcgaaattttaattgaaaattgtgaGAGAATAATTGCTGGTCCACCACAAGATACTGTACGCTCAGCACAAAATACCATTCCCTCTCGATCACAACGTGTTAATGTAGAAGATGGGTCAACATCTTCTGGTAATGGAACTCCTTTCCTAAGGTATCCAGTACATGCTAATATATCCTCACCACATGGACAT cTTGGTACTAGATCATACTATGATAGCCCACTAGCAGTTGTTACTAAATCATCTTCTATAGATGAACGAAAAAATGGCGACTACGAAGAAACAGAACATACAAGTCACAGAATACCGACATATTTAGATAGTCGAAGTGGACGTGTTAAATTAACGAATGCAAATCTTATATATCATTCTGCAGATAAAG TATTAACCAGTGGCAATACGAGTAGCTCGAGTGAATCAATCGCTTCTGATCCACACTCATTTTCATCTGACTTGCCAGTAAAACAAAAACGTGGTTCTATGATGTCTGTACATTACCCGTCGGGTTACACTCAACGAAACAATCCATCGGTATCTGT AGTTAATACATCACCTAGCAGTGGACGTTCAAGCCCTGGACAAGTACCTG GAGAGTCCGCACTTTGTATGCTTGTGTGGCCGAAAGCGATGGAGAATTGTCATTTGAACCAAATCAAATTATTACAAATG taA